One Desulforhopalus sp. DNA segment encodes these proteins:
- a CDS encoding DsbA family protein, whose translation MTSQERIIHYISDPMCPWCFAFSPIFDRIKSEFENNFRFTYIAGGLRLRPDEPPMNEEFKDMLCGYWETVELETGRKFDIDLVDNMNFAFNTEPACRAMVTFRHLYQDQLFGFEKQLQKAFYQEGSDITNPETFKSIVLNMGLDPNKFDQVYNSEAIDDLLEQDINYTKSFEKPLLPMIVIQQGEEKILLMKGYSEHKIVSKSLDNFLSGSKEIENSKSGPACELGKGC comes from the coding sequence ATGACCAGTCAAGAAAGAATCATTCATTATATTTCCGATCCCATGTGTCCATGGTGTTTTGCCTTTTCTCCGATATTTGACAGGATAAAAAGCGAATTCGAAAACAATTTCCGCTTTACCTATATCGCAGGCGGGCTTCGATTGAGGCCGGATGAACCACCTATGAATGAGGAGTTCAAGGACATGCTTTGCGGTTACTGGGAAACTGTTGAATTGGAAACAGGTCGTAAATTTGACATTGACCTGGTGGACAACATGAATTTTGCTTTTAATACAGAACCCGCCTGCCGAGCTATGGTCACCTTCCGCCATCTTTACCAGGATCAATTGTTCGGTTTTGAAAAACAATTACAAAAGGCTTTTTACCAGGAGGGCAGTGACATCACCAACCCGGAAACCTTCAAAAGTATTGTATTGAATATGGGGCTCGATCCAAACAAGTTTGATCAGGTTTATAATTCAGAGGCCATTGACGACCTGCTGGAACAAGACATTAACTACACCAAGTCTTTTGAAAAACCGCTTCTGCCAATGATCGTGATCCAACAAGGTGAAGAGAAAATTCTGCTCATGAAGGGCTACTCCGAACACAAGATAGTAAGCAAATCCCTGGACAATTTTTTATCCGGGAGCAAGGAAATAGAAAACAGCAAATCAGGACCAGCGTGTGAACTCGGAAAGGGCTGTTAA
- a CDS encoding acetyl-CoA carboxylase biotin carboxylase subunit family protein has product MEGKVLIANRGEIAIRIMNACKDLGLEYVVVYTDADKDSEHVRQNITGGPGQNAWRITSYTEPNDIFAVADHTGCTAIHPGYGFFSEDFRFARRATKRERALTFIGPNWEVIRDLGDKINTKRVANQLGIPTIPGTDTPIYNEMEAEEIAGQLLETQRINGVDQPSVLVKAAAGGGGMGIEEVTEIERFRRIYRQLQNYAKRQFGDGGVLIEQCLRDYNHLEVQLVCSKHGERIHFSSRNCTIQSTGRQKRVEAAPGFHRSAFDYEFDEKKVLDQIVQYSLKLANHVKYDNVGTWEWIVSRTGQPYLLEVNTRIQVENDISARISYIGGEQPNLIREQIRLGLGDRLGYKQSAVKFKGAAIELRIVAEDTRRGFAPWIGTIKEFKFPTHPWSVVYTHVPFDRPYPIPSDFDPNLALALVWGDSVDDAKDKAVQFLSETVIAGTDSSNNPIITNLDYLKNNLGRLLAF; this is encoded by the coding sequence TTGGAAGGAAAGGTTCTCATCGCCAATCGTGGCGAAATTGCCATCCGGATCATGAACGCCTGCAAGGATCTTGGTCTTGAGTATGTCGTTGTTTACACCGATGCCGACAAGGACTCGGAACATGTCCGGCAGAACATCACCGGCGGTCCCGGGCAAAATGCCTGGCGGATTACCAGCTACACCGAACCAAATGACATCTTCGCCGTGGCCGATCACACCGGCTGTACCGCCATTCATCCCGGCTACGGCTTTTTCTCCGAGGATTTTCGTTTTGCCAGAAGGGCCACCAAGCGGGAGCGGGCCTTGACCTTCATCGGGCCGAATTGGGAGGTAATCCGCGATCTTGGCGACAAGATCAATACTAAAAGGGTCGCCAATCAGCTGGGTATTCCCACCATTCCCGGCACCGACACACCGATTTACAATGAGATGGAGGCGGAGGAAATCGCCGGCCAGCTCCTGGAAACCCAGCGGATAAACGGTGTCGATCAACCCTCCGTCCTTGTCAAGGCGGCGGCCGGCGGCGGCGGTATGGGCATTGAGGAGGTTACCGAGATCGAGCGGTTCCGGAGGATCTACCGGCAGCTGCAGAACTACGCCAAACGCCAGTTCGGTGATGGCGGCGTGCTCATCGAACAGTGCCTGCGCGACTACAACCACCTGGAGGTTCAGCTGGTCTGCTCCAAGCACGGTGAGCGCATCCACTTCAGTTCACGAAACTGCACCATTCAGTCGACGGGACGGCAGAAAAGGGTGGAAGCGGCACCCGGTTTTCACCGCTCGGCCTTTGACTACGAATTTGACGAGAAGAAGGTCCTTGACCAGATTGTCCAGTATTCCCTGAAGCTTGCCAACCATGTCAAATATGACAACGTCGGCACCTGGGAATGGATCGTCAGCAGGACCGGCCAGCCCTATCTCCTTGAGGTAAACACCCGTATTCAGGTCGAAAATGATATCTCGGCGCGGATCAGCTATATAGGCGGCGAACAGCCCAATCTGATTCGCGAGCAGATTCGCCTGGGCCTTGGCGACCGGCTCGGCTATAAGCAGAGCGCCGTGAAGTTCAAGGGTGCCGCCATTGAGTTGCGGATCGTCGCTGAGGACACCAGGCGTGGTTTTGCCCCGTGGATCGGCACGATCAAGGAATTCAAGTTTCCAACCCACCCCTGGTCGGTGGTGTATACCCACGTGCCCTTTGACCGGCCGTATCCCATTCCCAGCGATTTCGACCCAAATCTGGCCCTTGCCCTGGTGTGGGGCGACTCGGTGGATGACGCCAAGGACAAGGCCGTACAATTCCTGAGTGAGACGGTGATCGCCGGTACCGATTCAAGCAACAACCCGATCATCACCAACCTCGATTACCTGAAAAATAATCTCGGCCGGCTCCTGGCATTCTAG
- the lnt gene encoding apolipoprotein N-acyltransferase: protein MTSFLRKPYLLAVLTGLGLWFSFPGSGGLWPLLPVALVPLLFAIEAGSPRQAVLCGLAAGQVHFVLLLYWIITVLGTYGGLAWYLSIPALLLLALYMALYYGLFAVLSQATLKIFPATLALWLLPALWVGLDWLRGVIFTGFPWMDLGYALYAVPPAIQIADLVGHHGVTYLLVFINTLLFLLIKSRQSRRSLVLLAAPACCLLAAVALYSQQRLAEVSGQQTTGARPHTTIGVVQGNIDQSVKWSPSQQAATVRTYLDLSESLLSPQHPELILWPETALPFYPQMSEHMATLTGFVAGRDLALLTGAPWYEILDRKEKKILYYNSAVLLQPDGLFHGSYYKSHLVPFGEYVPLQKYLPFIAPLVQAVGDFSTGTIERPLAWKAARAGVLICYESVFPELSRQWVNAGANVLINLTNDAWYGKSSAPYHSLAMAVLRAVETRRSLIRSANTGISAFISPTGRIDLQSEIFVPFAAARAVLLQDEKTFWVRHGYLFAPLCLAAGLLCGGSALGIRRRRKTRVY, encoded by the coding sequence GTGACCTCCTTCCTGCGCAAGCCCTATCTGCTGGCGGTTCTTACCGGCCTTGGCCTGTGGTTTTCCTTTCCCGGCAGCGGTGGACTCTGGCCCCTGCTGCCCGTCGCCCTCGTCCCCCTGCTCTTTGCCATAGAGGCCGGCAGCCCGCGCCAGGCGGTACTCTGCGGCCTGGCAGCCGGTCAGGTGCATTTCGTCCTGTTGCTGTATTGGATTATCACCGTCCTCGGCACCTACGGTGGTCTGGCCTGGTACCTGTCCATTCCGGCGCTGCTGCTTCTCGCCCTGTATATGGCCCTGTATTATGGCCTTTTTGCCGTGCTTTCCCAGGCCACTTTAAAGATTTTCCCTGCGACCCTGGCCCTCTGGCTGCTGCCGGCGCTGTGGGTGGGCCTTGACTGGCTGCGCGGCGTCATATTTACCGGCTTTCCCTGGATGGATCTCGGTTATGCCCTCTACGCGGTGCCGCCGGCCATTCAGATTGCCGATCTGGTCGGCCACCATGGAGTTACCTACCTCCTGGTCTTTATAAATACCCTGTTGTTTTTACTGATAAAATCCAGGCAATCGCGGCGCAGCCTGGTGCTCCTCGCCGCCCCTGCCTGCTGCCTGCTTGCGGCCGTCGCCCTGTATTCACAGCAGCGGCTGGCCGAGGTCAGTGGCCAGCAAACCACCGGGGCAAGGCCCCACACGACCATTGGTGTCGTCCAGGGCAATATTGACCAAAGCGTTAAATGGTCGCCATCGCAGCAGGCAGCAACGGTACGGACCTATCTGGACCTGAGCGAGTCGCTGCTTTCTCCCCAGCACCCGGAGCTGATCCTCTGGCCGGAAACCGCCCTGCCCTTTTATCCCCAGATGAGCGAACACATGGCCACCCTCACCGGCTTCGTCGCCGGCCGCGACCTGGCCCTCCTGACCGGGGCACCGTGGTATGAAATCCTTGACCGGAAGGAAAAAAAGATCCTGTATTACAACAGCGCCGTCCTCCTCCAGCCGGATGGTCTGTTTCATGGCTCGTACTACAAATCCCATCTCGTGCCCTTCGGCGAGTACGTTCCCTTGCAAAAATATCTGCCCTTTATCGCCCCCCTGGTGCAGGCGGTCGGCGATTTCAGCACCGGAACAATCGAACGGCCGCTGGCCTGGAAGGCCGCCCGTGCCGGAGTGCTCATCTGTTATGAATCGGTATTCCCGGAGCTTTCCCGGCAATGGGTCAATGCCGGCGCCAATGTTCTGATAAATTTGACCAACGACGCCTGGTATGGTAAATCGAGTGCCCCGTATCACAGCCTGGCCATGGCGGTGCTCCGCGCCGTTGAAACGCGGCGCAGCCTGATCCGCTCTGCCAATACCGGCATCTCCGCCTTTATCAGCCCGACCGGGCGTATCGATCTGCAATCGGAGATCTTCGTGCCCTTTGCCGCGGCGAGAGCGGTTCTTCTGCAGGACGAGAAAACCTTCTGGGTGCGTCATGGCTATCTCTTTGCGCCGCTCTGCCTGGCTGCCGGTCTTCTCTGTGGCGGCAGCGCGCTTGGTATTAGACGGCGGCGGAAAACGCGGGTATACTGA
- a CDS encoding cupin domain-containing protein → MAFWHLDTLQLAQFRPGITSKAEIGKGLIMVCMEIGADQADTGHDHPFDQCGMVIEGQIEMFIGAEHRILTAHDSYFIPAGIRHGWKTFAGPVKLLDICQMQTAA, encoded by the coding sequence ATGGCATTCTGGCATTTGGACACCCTGCAACTCGCCCAGTTTCGTCCTGGGATAACCAGCAAGGCGGAAATCGGCAAGGGTCTGATCATGGTGTGCATGGAGATCGGAGCGGATCAGGCGGACACCGGCCATGACCATCCCTTCGATCAGTGCGGCATGGTCATCGAAGGGCAGATCGAGATGTTTATCGGTGCGGAACACAGGATTCTCACCGCCCACGACAGCTATTTCATCCCTGCCGGCATCCGCCATGGCTGGAAGACCTTCGCTGGTCCGGTGAAGCTGCTTGATATCTGTCAGATGCAAACCGCCGCATAG
- the prfB gene encoding peptide chain release factor 2 (programmed frameshift), translating to MVIESGAAVSKQRLGDLKNRLLVLKEHLDLDRKREKLAALERQTLAPGFWNEADTATVVQKEHGQLQETIVGWENRWKHLEETELFLEMVMEDKDADLELEIAHSIDAMEAGLAQAELECMFNGEHDGNNAIIAIHAGAGGTEAQDWVAILMRMYLRWGELHGFKTDILDYLAGDEAGTKSVTIMFKGRSAYGLLRSELGIHRLVRISPFDASGRRHTSFASVMVMPELDDSIKVEIDDKDLRIDTYRSSGAGGQHVNKTDSAIRITHLPTGIVVQCQNERSQHSNKDTAMKMLTAQLYALEKQKNAERAEGLAGDKKGISWGSQIRSYVLQPYRLIKDHRTDHETGNVDAVLDGNLDPFIKAYLLLGR from the exons ATGGTTATCGAAAGCGGTGCAGCAGTATCGAAACAAAGGCTCGGAGATCTCAAGAATCGTCTTCTCGTGCTCAAGGAGCATCTT GACTTAGATAGAAAAAGGGAAAAACTGGCGGCGCTGGAGCGGCAGACCCTGGCGCCCGGTTTCTGGAACGAAGCCGACACCGCCACGGTGGTACAGAAGGAACATGGCCAGTTGCAGGAAACCATCGTCGGCTGGGAAAATCGCTGGAAGCACCTCGAAGAAACCGAGCTTTTTCTGGAAATGGTCATGGAGGATAAGGACGCCGACCTGGAACTGGAGATCGCCCACAGCATCGATGCCATGGAGGCGGGACTTGCCCAGGCCGAATTGGAGTGCATGTTCAATGGCGAACACGACGGCAACAATGCCATCATCGCCATCCATGCCGGTGCCGGCGGCACAGAGGCCCAGGACTGGGTGGCCATTCTCATGCGCATGTACCTGCGCTGGGGTGAACTGCACGGCTTCAAGACCGACATCCTCGATTATCTGGCGGGTGATGAGGCCGGCACGAAAAGCGTCACCATCATGTTCAAGGGCCGCTCGGCCTATGGCCTTCTCCGCTCGGAACTGGGAATCCACCGCCTGGTGCGCATCTCTCCCTTTGATGCCAGCGGCAGGAGGCATACCTCCTTTGCCTCGGTCATGGTCATGCCGGAGCTTGACGACTCTATCAAGGTAGAGATCGACGACAAGGATCTGCGGATAGACACCTACCGGTCAAGCGGTGCCGGCGGCCAGCACGTCAACAAGACCGATTCGGCGATCCGCATCACCCACCTGCCGACGGGCATCGTCGTGCAGTGCCAGAACGAGCGGTCACAGCATTCCAACAAGGACACCGCCATGAAGATGCTCACCGCCCAACTCTACGCCCTGGAAAAGCAGAAGAACGCCGAACGGGCTGAGGGACTTGCCGGCGACAAGAAGGGCATCTCCTGGGGCAGCCAGATCCGTTCCTACGTTCTCCAGCCCTACCGGCTGATCAAGGACCACCGTACCGACCACGAAACCGGCAACGTCGACGCGGTGCTCGACGGCAATCTCGATCCCTTTATCAAGGCCTATCTTTTATTAGGAAGGTAA
- a CDS encoding helix-turn-helix transcriptional regulator — protein sequence MFGPANPYNLNCPSREVLNLIGGKWTILILCCLQYGPVRTGELMRMVGGISQKMLTQTLRDLERDGVVERISHPEVPPRVEYRLTELGRSLSELAHAMEQWVVLNYPAILSHRNRMADNSATSSHFKSSI from the coding sequence ATGTTCGGTCCAGCTAATCCATATAATCTAAACTGCCCTTCACGCGAAGTACTGAACCTGATCGGGGGTAAATGGACGATTCTTATCCTCTGCTGTCTCCAGTATGGCCCAGTGCGAACCGGTGAATTGATGCGTATGGTTGGTGGCATCTCGCAAAAGATGCTCACACAAACCTTGCGCGACCTCGAACGCGATGGCGTCGTAGAGCGTATCAGCCATCCTGAGGTACCTCCTCGTGTCGAGTACCGACTCACCGAGCTTGGTCGATCTTTGAGCGAATTAGCACACGCAATGGAACAGTGGGTTGTTTTGAACTATCCTGCGATCCTGTCACATAGAAACCGAATGGCAGACAACTCCGCTACCAGCTCACATTTTAAGTCAAGCATCTAA
- a CDS encoding acetyl-CoA carboxylase carboxyl transferase subunit alpha/beta: MKELQKQLLKIEERINYLLQIKDYSNWGNLDGFKKTCDQLKQTIYDYSEENLGVEIRKLNESISFLEERAEENLTPMERVRIVRSIQRFSLKDILENVYEDYTELGGEGDANVDPAMICAKATITRRIKNKPYTSAVMVIGQETGHGEEFRNGGSCRPQGNEKALRYMQVAETEGIPIHFYIFTPGSFPVEEGSGAAQQIARNIYAMTKLRVPMISMISEGGSGGAEAIGLSDYRLMASHGYYSVISPEGAAAIEGKIREGAKVPKELIEVCADRLKLTAKDNLEKGTIDRIIYEPMLGARRDDFAFFAKLRAEMLRATDKVVLSAKSFSALRSYEIHRKKHQPATEELQLEIPWDLNRDEIDKLLALRSKKYLGLARNGFIGMVEAEEGLYNLAKVKTEKLYYTLRYDIMKNHKRQVRKVLSDVTGESSVMIRRITEPFNSFMELWGKKKSKPQRLLAYLGASGQQEGQAQKVDPMELTDTYTSPLANEDRTISCPNADKHGCKDLWIPDLYGEFAGVCETCGHHFPLEHKWYLKNIFDPGSIKHFNTEISAGNPQNYTGFTERLQRAKDKTGWRSGNMTFRARVNGIEIIVTMLYSDFRNGTVGSAEGEKFAQACALAKRKKRPLLAYIHTTGGIRIQEGTLGVVQMPKCTMAVREYIDAGGLYIVVYDNNSYAGPVASFLGCSPYQFAIRSSRVGFAGPRVIRETTGTDIPPDYHSARNALKRGHIQGIWDRREFRKNLHKALLTMGSPSLYYR; encoded by the coding sequence ATGAAAGAACTCCAAAAGCAGCTTCTGAAAATAGAAGAGCGAATCAATTATCTGCTGCAGATCAAGGATTACTCCAACTGGGGCAATCTTGACGGCTTCAAGAAGACCTGTGATCAGCTGAAACAGACAATTTATGACTACTCTGAGGAGAATCTCGGCGTGGAGATTCGTAAACTCAACGAATCAATCAGCTTTCTTGAAGAGCGGGCCGAGGAAAACCTCACCCCCATGGAGCGGGTGCGGATTGTCCGCAGCATCCAGCGCTTTAGCCTGAAAGACATCCTCGAAAACGTCTACGAGGATTATACCGAGCTGGGCGGCGAGGGTGACGCCAACGTCGATCCGGCGATGATCTGCGCCAAGGCCACCATCACCCGGCGGATCAAGAACAAGCCCTATACCTCGGCGGTCATGGTCATTGGTCAGGAAACCGGCCACGGTGAGGAGTTCCGCAACGGTGGTTCGTGTCGGCCGCAGGGCAACGAAAAGGCCCTGCGCTATATGCAGGTCGCCGAAACGGAAGGCATTCCCATCCATTTCTACATCTTCACCCCCGGCTCCTTTCCGGTGGAGGAGGGCTCCGGCGCTGCCCAGCAGATTGCCAGGAATATCTACGCCATGACCAAGCTGCGCGTGCCGATGATCTCGATGATCTCCGAGGGCGGTTCCGGCGGGGCGGAGGCAATCGGCCTCTCCGATTACCGGTTGATGGCCTCGCACGGCTATTATTCAGTCATTTCCCCGGAGGGGGCGGCGGCGATCGAAGGCAAGATCCGCGAGGGTGCCAAGGTTCCCAAGGAGCTGATCGAGGTCTGTGCCGACCGCTTGAAGCTGACCGCCAAGGACAACCTGGAGAAGGGCACCATCGACCGGATCATCTACGAGCCGATGCTCGGCGCGCGCCGCGATGACTTTGCCTTTTTTGCCAAGCTCCGTGCCGAGATGCTCCGGGCCACCGACAAGGTGGTGCTTTCCGCCAAGAGCTTCAGTGCCCTGCGCAGCTATGAGATTCACCGGAAGAAACACCAGCCGGCCACCGAGGAACTGCAACTGGAGATTCCCTGGGACCTCAACCGCGACGAGATCGACAAGCTCCTCGCCCTGCGCTCAAAAAAATACCTGGGACTTGCCCGGAACGGCTTTATCGGCATGGTCGAGGCGGAAGAGGGGCTGTACAACCTGGCCAAGGTGAAGACCGAAAAGCTCTACTACACCCTGCGTTACGACATCATGAAGAACCATAAACGCCAAGTGCGTAAGGTACTGAGTGATGTGACGGGGGAAAGTTCGGTGATGATCAGACGGATTACCGAGCCGTTCAATTCCTTTATGGAGCTGTGGGGTAAAAAGAAGAGCAAGCCGCAACGCCTTCTTGCCTATTTAGGTGCCAGCGGTCAGCAGGAGGGGCAGGCGCAGAAGGTCGACCCGATGGAGCTGACCGACACCTACACCAGCCCGCTGGCCAATGAGGATCGCACCATCTCCTGTCCCAACGCCGACAAGCACGGCTGCAAGGACCTGTGGATTCCCGATCTCTACGGCGAATTTGCCGGGGTCTGTGAGACCTGCGGCCATCATTTCCCCCTGGAGCATAAGTGGTATCTGAAGAATATCTTCGATCCCGGCTCGATCAAGCATTTCAATACCGAGATATCCGCCGGCAATCCCCAGAACTACACCGGCTTTACCGAGCGGCTGCAGCGGGCAAAGGACAAGACCGGCTGGCGCTCGGGCAATATGACCTTCCGTGCCAGGGTCAACGGCATCGAGATCATCGTCACCATGCTCTATTCCGATTTCCGCAATGGCACGGTCGGTTCGGCGGAAGGCGAGAAATTTGCCCAGGCCTGCGCCCTCGCCAAACGTAAGAAGCGGCCACTGCTTGCCTATATCCACACGACCGGCGGCATCCGCATCCAGGAAGGGACCCTCGGGGTCGTGCAGATGCCTAAGTGCACCATGGCGGTACGGGAATACATCGATGCCGGCGGCCTGTATATCGTGGTGTACGACAACAATTCCTACGCCGGGCCGGTTGCCTCGTTCCTCGGCTGCTCCCCCTATCAGTTCGCTATCAGGTCGAGCCGCGTCGGTTTTGCCGGTCCCCGGGTCATCCGCGAGACCACCGGCACCGACATCCCCCCGGATTACCACTCGGCCCGCAATGCCCTGAAGCGCGGCCACATCCAGGGAATCTGGGACCGCCGCGAATTCAGAAAAAATCTCCACAAGGCCCTGCTCACCATGGGCAGCCCAAGTCTCTACTATCGCTGA
- a CDS encoding ATP-binding protein, translating into MIPRPFYSEAISRALLRSPVTALLGPRQCGKTTLARQIGQEREGYYFDMESPVDRQRLQNPELALGSLTGLVIIDEIQLVPELFSILRVLTDRPGQAARYLVLGSASPHIIKSISETLAGRIEFVDLSGFNLAEISPEGRDRLWLRGGFPRSFLAGSEADSLAWREGFIRTFLERDIPQLGITIPATAMRRFWIMLSHLHAQTWNASELGRSMGLSDKTVRHYLDILTGTYMVRQLQPWHENLKKRQVKSPKVYLRDTGLLHSLLNIPGMEELWTHPRLGASWEGFCLEQVVAVLNTQEVYFWATQGGAELDLLFFSGGRRFGVEFKFNEAPKVTKSMLSALADLSLAHLWVVYPGAARYAAHEKITMLPLAAIASLPGEILQ; encoded by the coding sequence ATGATACCACGCCCATTTTATAGTGAAGCCATTTCACGAGCGCTGCTGCGTTCTCCAGTCACCGCCCTGCTCGGCCCTCGCCAATGCGGGAAAACAACACTGGCTCGGCAGATCGGCCAAGAGCGGGAAGGATATTATTTTGACATGGAGTCGCCCGTTGACCGGCAGCGTCTCCAAAACCCCGAACTGGCGCTCGGCTCTCTAACTGGACTGGTAATTATTGATGAAATTCAACTTGTTCCCGAACTATTCAGCATTCTGCGGGTGCTAACGGATCGCCCTGGCCAGGCTGCCCGCTATCTGGTGCTGGGGAGCGCGTCTCCCCATATCATCAAGAGTATTTCGGAAACCCTTGCCGGTCGGATCGAGTTTGTTGACTTGTCCGGATTCAATCTTGCGGAAATATCGCCGGAAGGGCGAGACCGACTCTGGTTGCGGGGCGGTTTTCCACGTTCGTTTCTCGCCGGCAGTGAGGCGGACAGCCTTGCATGGCGGGAAGGATTTATCCGCACCTTTCTGGAACGCGATATCCCGCAACTTGGGATAACCATTCCCGCTACGGCCATGCGCAGGTTCTGGATCATGCTGTCGCACCTCCACGCGCAGACATGGAACGCCTCCGAATTAGGTCGCTCCATGGGTCTGTCGGACAAGACCGTGCGCCATTACCTGGACATCCTCACCGGCACCTATATGGTCAGGCAGTTGCAGCCTTGGCATGAAAACCTGAAAAAACGCCAGGTAAAATCCCCTAAGGTTTACCTGCGCGATACCGGCCTGCTGCATAGCCTGCTGAATATTCCCGGTATGGAAGAACTCTGGACACATCCGCGGCTCGGCGCATCATGGGAGGGGTTCTGCCTGGAACAGGTGGTGGCGGTTTTGAACACGCAGGAGGTTTATTTCTGGGCCACCCAAGGTGGAGCGGAGTTGGATCTGCTTTTCTTCTCGGGGGGCCGGCGGTTTGGCGTGGAGTTCAAGTTCAATGAAGCGCCGAAGGTTACCAAATCCATGCTGAGCGCTCTGGCGGACCTCTCACTGGCTCATCTCTGGGTGGTGTATCCCGGCGCGGCGCGCTACGCTGCTCATGAAAAGATCACCATGCTGCCGCTGGCGGCAATTGCTAGCCTGCCTGGGGAGATATTGCAATAG
- a CDS encoding hemolysin family protein, giving the protein MSEDNTTDAQESDQENGVLKRLKSMLTFTKPGTKEDLDHEIQELLEEGEEHGLISSLEEKMINSILEFRETYASEIMTPAAEVVSFDEASPMSELIDIVIQSGFTRIPVYRNNPDHVIGAIHAKDLLRLCARPEPGPGPVDLESYLRPVYFISESKPIVDLLREFQKRKLHMAMVIDEFGTVRGLITLEDILEEIVGEIDDEYDEDERQIEVIDDLTIQVHAWLDIEVIEEYFDTEFPEGPYESVGGLVIHVLGRLAVAGDVVNIGGFRFEAKTADSRQLKMVRISRIVEDQERK; this is encoded by the coding sequence ATGAGCGAAGACAACACCACAGACGCCCAGGAATCCGACCAGGAAAACGGAGTTCTGAAGCGGCTGAAATCGATGTTAACTTTCACCAAGCCCGGAACCAAAGAAGATCTTGATCATGAAATTCAAGAACTTCTCGAAGAAGGCGAGGAACACGGATTGATCTCGTCCCTTGAGGAAAAGATGATCAATTCGATCCTCGAATTCCGGGAGACCTATGCCTCAGAGATCATGACACCGGCGGCGGAGGTCGTTTCCTTTGACGAGGCCTCGCCGATGTCGGAACTGATCGATATCGTCATCCAAAGCGGCTTCACCCGCATCCCGGTGTATCGCAACAATCCGGACCATGTCATCGGGGCAATCCACGCCAAGGACCTGCTCAGGCTCTGCGCCCGGCCGGAACCGGGACCGGGACCGGTCGACCTGGAGAGCTACCTGCGGCCGGTCTATTTTATATCGGAATCGAAACCGATCGTCGACCTGCTCCGCGAATTCCAGAAACGCAAGCTGCATATGGCGATGGTCATTGACGAGTTCGGCACGGTTCGCGGCCTGATTACCCTGGAAGACATCCTCGAAGAGATCGTCGGCGAGATTGATGACGAATACGACGAGGACGAAAGGCAGATCGAGGTCATCGACGACCTGACCATTCAGGTCCATGCCTGGCTTGATATCGAGGTCATTGAAGAATATTTCGACACCGAGTTTCCCGAAGGCCCCTACGAATCGGTCGGCGGCCTGGTCATACATGTCCTTGGCCGCCTGGCGGTGGCCGGTGATGTCGTTAATATCGGCGGCTTCCGCTTCGAGGCGAAAACCGCCGATTCCCGGCAACTGAAGATGGTGCGCATCAGCCGGATAGTTGAGGACCAGGAACGAAAGTGA